The nucleotide window ttaCATTGTTAAATACATGGTTTTGCGAGCCCAAatagaagcagctgctgctaacTGTTGCACTTctagtgcagcctggggcattTACAGCAGTATTAGCAtattatttctgctggaataccactgtaatgcaaaactgagcATATATGTCAaacataaaggtttataaaataacatttgtatgAACCTTTCGAAAGTTTTGAGaacagagttgtttttaaatggcagTGATACACTTTGGCCTTGTCTTTGCTCAGACTATCAATTAGCCTGTCATTACAAATAGCTATTAGCTAATCTAAACAGGGCCAAGATCAAATTTGACTGCtaccatcctaaaacaactccagtgtcAAAAATTTTATAGGTGCTAAAAaatgctacaactagctgcccCAGCGCTGTTTGAGCTCACAGATAACCAGACAATCCCATGTAAGTAAATGTGTAATACAGAATTGATGGTGATCtagaagtttataaaatagagcaacaatgaaccactaaaaacatttgagattggagttattttaataTGGCAACTCTCTACTCTTCTCTTCACCTTGCTCAGACTAGATGTTAGCCTGTCAGaatcaaactgtttttccaaactgaggtcattaaaagagctatcttcaacatccatctattcatccattttcttttgacTCGCtttctacaacatgtaagattATAATTGTTGAGAACtgccacttcaaaagatctaaactattcCTTTAGGAGCAATTCAAaagtatttttggttaaaaGGAGGAACTGGTGAACACAGTGTTTGAGTTCCTAGGGTGCCAAACACGACTCTTACAGACCCGTCACTACACtggtatataaataaaacatgcttttgTGTAGGGACAGTACAACCAGTTTAGAATGCTGATCACAGCTCACACATTCATCAAGTTGCTGTTGCTATGGATACACAAGTCTTATGCAACAAATAGAAGATGGTTTCTAAAACCAGGCAGGTAAAGAATCAGTAGCTTATTTGAATGGGAAGCTCTTTCTTCCAATTCAGGCTGTTAAAATctaatgtcattttttgtttgtctgttgcaCAGCTTATAGACAAATATGTGTTTGTAGATGCTGGTGAAAATTTTGATCTGACACTTAAATCACAGAATAGTGGCTGGCTTTAATGCTTTTGACGTTTCaatattttaaaccaaacataTATCCAACTCCAACTAGCAAATTCTAGATCAAACTAAATGGTACTACATGGTACTCTGGTACTATGTAGATAAAACTTTACTAACCAGTTAAAGACCAATTTGAATTTATAAATGCTTGGCTCTGGTTCTTATCGCTTGCTGCAGAAAGGAAAGACAGTAACAATGTAGAGGTAAATTATTGGGCGttcctctacaactgattaacttttggagtcaacccaattcaagatatccACCACAGCTATTTGgccctaaaaaacacaaatatgtctatgagtcattcagttttatagttatttagctaatgtttgatgtggtagtagctaggAGTCATTGCCAACACGTACTTTGAGCACTGTCAGATCATGTGAGGTTTTGCAATATTGTGCGACATTGTccataacattatttaaaaactttaatcaaAAAAACTTCCCTTGTAAGGACAAGCTGTATTTCACTTTTACTTGACATTTATAATAAGAttgttttgttgagaaaaataTATTATGTTTGATTAATATTATAACTCAAATTGATCTAGCTAGCTTATGCATTAAAGGGGTCATGTTGCCTGTCATGAAACACACTCATCCAGTGATGTGTTCCGCTTTAGGCTATCAGGACAGCCTTACCCTGCCAGATGTTGTGGCTGACTTTGATTCTATGTTTTGGACGGATTTCCCAGACATCAGCCTCCCTCTAAAATATCGTGTTCTCCCTCTCTAAGTAAAACATTATCTCTGACCCCTTATTTTGTGGTTTACAGCAGGCACTATCACTTCAACTAAAAGCTTCAGGGTTGATATTCAGTGTTAAatctttgatttcttttgacACATGGAGGCTGAAccacaaaatatacaaaagagAGGCATGGTTACTTGCCTGGCCATTTTGATTTGGTCCCTTTTGccctttgaaaatatttttgaactgaaaagaaactgcattcacacacaaattTAACTCATCAAGTCGGAATAGCTTTAAAAGTTTGTTACCCTGTGTTCTCATTGTCAGCCTCAGGCAAAACATACAGTACATGTATTTGCTTTGTTAGATAAAAGTAGTCTTTTTAAATTGCATGATAAATTCAGAGATTCCCAAATTTCTACCAGATTTGCATAACTGCAAATACTCAGTGTTAAGTCCCCATCACACTGAATTAAGACTTCTGCTCTCTATAACCTATTAAAATGTGTCTAACTTTTAGTGAATTTAGCAGTCATGATGCTGCTGCACTCTTAGTGCTTGTCAAATTGTTgggattttttgtgtgtttgtttttttttttgtttgtttgggtttttttcttttgctattttcCATTTCCCCAAGACACCCTCATGTGATCTCACCATTCTCTATATATCAGTAGCACAATCCCACAAGGATCCTACCATATAGCCGCGTGATCAAGCCATACCTAAGGCCCCGTTCCTAAGCTATGTGCAAGAAGGTCATGCCATGCTAGCATGACGCTGATGGCATTGTGGGATTACAGCCCAGACATGAGGCCAGCATGGGCAGTACTGAGGTTcctttcacactggatgaaGACCCTgttatattgttaaaaaaaaaaacaatcagctttGTATGGATTGGTTTTGCACAGCTTCCTATTATGTGTGATAGAGTGTGATATGTCTACTATGGCTTTGAGCATACACAAAACCACTATAGCAAGGTCATGATGGTTTATCTGGCATGCTTTGAGGGATTGTAGCGCTCGTTATGGTTCACTTTTTCTGGTTTGAGTTTtagtagattttattttcattatgtttttgtttatgtatcTGTATATATCTGctatattttcagtttattttctgctggTTGGTCTAGGGTTTTGATTTGTCCATAGCCATAGTTTTTCCTTAATGCTCCCCATTTACCCTCTAAGGAGTTTTAGTTTCCACTCTTCCTCCCTACATTTTCTGATCAACTCCTTAGTAAACACCAgctttaaaagattttgttctttttcgcCTTTGAagcttattttttctgttccctttagtaaaaaaaaaaaaaagaagctctggTGCATAGTTGTTGAGGTCCCAAATGTAAGTgcacatgtgaacacaaaaagcACCACAAACATGTCATCCAAAACACTGGCACAGGTAGAGAAAAGCTTCTCTACTGTTGGCGCTTCAACACCAGGGACAGCTCACAGCCTGTGCAAGATGTTGAGAAAACACCTCTCATTGTCAATCATcctgttcttttgtttctgcaacTGCTGGATCTGATTTAAATAATCTGAGATTGTAAATTTGCCTCAAAAGTTTTGTATAGTATCAACTCATTTCCACTACGTCTAAAACTTTTATAAACCTCAAAAACCTCTGTTCTCAAAGATTATTAACGTTGAAAGTACAATGTCAAATAGTTTATGCCAAATTTCCAATGACCAAGCCACAGCAGCATGTGTATGCCTGACATCATTCCATAATAATCCCAGATATGCTGCCAAACAGGATATTAAGCAACCGTTTCCTCACCGCTGAAGTTTTCAACATGCTTAAAACCATTGTGGACCTGTACAATGGCTACCCCACTGTGCTCCTACAAGCCAGAAGACCTCACCAAGAGCCTGCACAGACCATCCAAGTTCTtgctgatgttttctgttgcaGCACCATATTTATCTAGTATGAAGGAGGCATTAAATAAGTATTGTCAATCAGAGACTTTTAGGTCAGCTAACTGAAAGCTGTCTTAAAAGTCTAACATTTAGTCTTAAAAAGATGAATGTTTACTTGgttctttaaaagctttttcaaATAAGGGTAACCGTAAAGATATAATCTAATCCTGTTTAGACTTCTCTATCTTTGTGTTTATATCTTTTCTAACCATCCTTGAGTGCTTTACAGATAATCCGGACTCGGCTCCAGACCAAGCCTTTTAAAAGATTGCTTGTACCTCCACTCACAGTCTCTCAGAATCATTTCTGAACTATACAAAGGCATGCACCTGCATATCACCAGTTTTACAATAGCAGCAGGTCTCTGGGGCCCGTCGATGGAAATTTGCTGGATGTTTCCTGCTACAAACTCAGAAATAGTGAAGACCTCTCTCTTAAAGTGACCACTCTTAAACATTCTATAgaatttacataaaacacaagatttttATATCATGCCTTTACACAATGTAGATTATATCCTTGGCCTGTTGAGCTTTAATTTTGTAGAATGACTATAAGCCCACCTGTATGTATGGAGGGGGCGTGTCTGTGTTGGGCACACAAAGAATGAGACTTTGTCAACAGCTCGTTCCCtataggtgaaaaaaaaaaaaaaaaaaaaactgggacaTCATTCTCTTGTTTCcctttggttttggtttttgacaCTGAGATAAGAGTGCTAATTAAGTCCAGGAAGTCAGACAAGGACATAGAGATAATGAAGCAGTGTTGCTGTGCATAGAAACACTGCACCCCCATCATAAATTGGAATTAATATGCTTCAGTTTCTATTTGTGTATTTCGCAAGCTCTGCCTCATTGTATAGATCAACTTATTTTGTCTATAAACCTATGGATTATGTGTATGAggacaaaaaaaggtttctgcTTTGGCGTCGCAAAGCCCATTCCTCAAAACGCTTATGTGACCTGACAGGCTGAGGTCCGCCGCTGACAGTGATCCATGTGGAGGGAAGGTTGCGATTGTCAGAGCGATGAATGTTGCCTTTCCGCAGCGCCTTCTCCCGCAAATGCTCGCCATGCGGTGGGCTGCATGCGCCGCAGAATAGCTACCGGCAAAATAACCATGCCTGCGATTCAAGCAAAGACAAAggacgaaaaaaaaaatcccaggcAACCCCCCTTCACAACATGTGTCTGTAGCCGTCCCACCCATGTattcttttagctgtttaagACAAATATTACTATAAGCAACAGCACATTTTAGCCAGATATTTTGGGGGGGTTATCACCAGTCGGTGGTTCCATAATTAATTTCCCAGTCACGTGCTGCACAGCAGATCTAAATGGTGTGcaggaaataaataacaagGTGGGTGCACACGAGAGAGATCTGATGAGCCgccgttctttttttttttttttagaaaaaaatagaatttattgttttatttattttttctcggGGTGCTGTTGATCTTGGAGAGATCAAGAGAGGAGAGAGTGATGGGTGTGGAGTGGAGGGAGGACGGGAGCTGCGCCACCGCGGAAAGAAAAGAGAGCCGGAGTCTGAGCGCGCGCCAGGGTGGGATGCAACATCAAGCCTCCTGTGTTCAATTAAACAACTTCCGGTTGGGTTTTCGCAATAGAGCTCCTGTTAATGTTACGTTATTTAAGAACAGCAATTATGAATgattctgctaaaaaaaaaagtttatgatGCACTCAAGCAGACTAAATAAGATGTTTGCAGcgtgaaaataaatgttgtagAGATGTGATACTTCAAACAGACTTTATAGCTTCCAGGAAAAGGCAGTGACTGTCAAGTGCTCGGTTGTTGGTTCGGTCCTTGCTTTCGccagtgttttaatttactgatataatttgttttcttatttcaaataaatcttcgTACTTAAACAATGAACAGCGAacgcattttattttgaaagaagtGTTCTTCATTTCCGGATTTGTGCGGGTATTTTCCGTGTGCCTTGACTTTCTCACAGCTCCAGCGGCAGGGAAACACACCCGTCAGCACCGCGCACTGGAGAcaggagaagaaggaaaaaaagaaaaaaagagcgcATCACGGACAAAGGAAAACATGGGTGCGCTGGAGAGGATTGACTCCAGCCGGAAAACGGTATGGATGAGCCGCTTCTCCTTCATCCACCGGGAGACCAATTAGCCCACCTTGATGAGGTGCTGGGATGCGAGATACTGCAAGCTGAAAAAGGCGGAAGGAAGGCTGCGTTTAATCCGTCTGCGGATCCTCCTGTGAGCTTGCCATGGCTGTGACGGGGAAGATATGCAACCGGACAGGGAGTAGTATTaatgtgcctttttattttgtgctgttttccTTATTTTGTGGCCTTGCGTGTGGACAGTTGCGATATTCGATTACAGAAGAGCTGGAAAATGGGGCACTGGTCGGGGATCTGGCGCACGACCTGGGGCTGGATATTAGAAAGCTCGCCAGCCGAAGAATCAAGataacctcctccagcagcggCAAGCGCTATTTGATTGTCAACCCCAAAAATGGGAAACTACTCGTCAACGACAGGATCGACAGGGAGGCGCTGTGTGATCTCTCCAGCACTTGCCTTATTAACCTGGAGGTGCTGGTGGAAAACCCCACCGAGGTGCACCATGTCGAGGTGGAGATTGTGGACGCCAATGACAATGCGCCGCAGTTCCCCAGAGACGAGTACCAACTGGAAATCATAGAATCCGCCTTGCCGGGTTCCCGTTACCCCATTGAAAATGCTCTAGATCCGGACGTTGGGTCCAACTCTGTCCGCATGTATCAGCTTAGCACAAACGAGAATTTTGCGCTCGTCTCTAACAAACCCTCCCTAAACACAAAGCACATTGAGCTCGTGCTCAAGAAGCCCCTGGATCGCGAGCAGACGCCTTACCACCAGTTAATTCTAAGTGCTGTGGATGGTGGGATACCAGACAAGACAGGCACGGCCAAAATTAACATCCGGGTGCTGGACTCTAATGACAACATCCCTCAGTTTGACAGCTCAGTGTACAAGGTGAAGCTGTTGGAAAACTCGCCCAAAGACACGCTGGTGATTAAACTGAACGCTACAGACCTGGATGAGGGCACAAATGCAGAGGTCTATTATTCTTTCAGCAGCTACACTCCAGAAAGGGTCAGACAGATGTTTAGCATGGACACTAACACAGGAGAGATAAGAGTGAGGAGCAATGTTGACTATGAAGAGACAGTCTCCTATGAGATGTACATTCAAGCTATGGATAAGGGCCCCGGGGCCGTGGCAGCCCACTGCAaagtggtggtggaggttgtGGATGTGAATGACAATGTCCCCCAGATCGTGCTGTCCTCCCTGTCAAGCCCTGTGAGAGAGGACGCCCGTGCAGACACAGTTGTGGCCCTCATTAGTGTCACAGATCGAGACTCCGGCGCCAACAAGCAGGTGAGCCTAGAGATCCCAGCAGGCCTTCCGTTCAAGATCAAGTCATTCAGAAATTACTACACTTTGGTTACCTCAGCCTTCCTGGACCGTGAGACCACTGATGCCTACAATGTCACTCTGAGTGCCACAGATGGAGGAAACCCTCCCTTATCTTCCCAGAAAACCATACAGGTGGACGTAGCTGACGTTAATGACAACCCGCCACGCTTTGAGCAGACTTCATATACAGTGTATGTGGCTGAAAACAATGCCCCCAGGGCCTCTTTGTGTACTGTGAAAGCTCAAGATGCAGACATTAAAGAGAATGCTCGCATCACCTACACTGTGCTCAATGACAACAACCATGGCATTCCTGTCACCTCGTATGTGTCTGTGAAGGCCGATACAGGCGAGGCTTACGCCCTGCGAGCCTTTGACTATGAGTCACTGAGAGAGTTTCATTTCCAGGTCAAAGCCCAGGATGGGGGCATTCCTCCACTCAGCAGAGTCGCCACAGTCTATATCTACATCATGGATCAGAACGACCACGCTCCGGTGATAGTCAGCCCGGCTGGCAACGGGACCCGCTCGTTGGAGACGGTCCAAAAGAACGCTGACTCCGGTGCCTTGGTGACCAAAGTGGTGGCGTATGATGCTGATGCAGGTCCAAATGCCTGGATGGCCTACGTGCTGGAGACAGCCACAGACTTGGACTTATTCAAAGTGCATGAGCACACCGGAGAGATCCGGACCACTCGGAGGATCCTGGAAGACAACTCCACCTCCTTTGCTCTAACTGTTGTTGTGAAGGATCACGGCCAGCCAGCTCTCTCCTCCACTGCCACCATCAATGTG belongs to Kryptolebias marmoratus isolate JLee-2015 linkage group LG13, ASM164957v2, whole genome shotgun sequence and includes:
- the LOC108233861 gene encoding protocadherin alpha-C2-like isoform X2, with the translated sequence MAVTGKICNRTGSSINVPFYFVLFSLFCGLACGQLRYSITEELENGALVGDLAHDLGLDIRKLASRRIKITSSSSGKRYLIVNPKNGKLLVNDRIDREALCDLSSTCLINLEVLVENPTEVHHVEVEIVDANDNAPQFPRDEYQLEIIESALPGSRYPIENALDPDVGSNSVRMYQLSTNENFALVSNKPSLNTKHIELVLKKPLDREQTPYHQLILSAVDGGIPDKTGTAKINIRVLDSNDNIPQFDSSVYKVKLLENSPKDTLVIKLNATDLDEGTNAEVYYSFSSYTPERVRQMFSMDTNTGEIRVRSNVDYEETVSYEMYIQAMDKGPGAVAAHCKVVVEVVDVNDNVPQIVLSSLSSPVREDARADTVVALISVTDRDSGANKQVSLEIPAGLPFKIKSFRNYYTLVTSAFLDRETTDAYNVTLSATDGGNPPLSSQKTIQVDVADVNDNPPRFEQTSYTVYVAENNAPRASLCTVKAQDADIKENARITYTVLNDNNHGIPVTSYVSVKADTGEAYALRAFDYESLREFHFQVKAQDGGIPPLSRVATVYIYIMDQNDHAPVIVSPAGNGTRSLETVQKNADSGALVTKVVAYDADAGPNAWMAYVLETATDLDLFKVHEHTGEIRTTRRILEDNSTSFALTVVVKDHGQPALSSTATINVAVMEIPPKVAPDTKKVSRPHNTLFLSNVTLYLIVALSATTFVFLVTVVVLAIVRCHAYCSQPGSCCGSQKPPPDGGSSSVSAGGGGSGGAAGQPNNNVVLRRDLKVEPHYIEVRGNGSLTKTYCYKTCLTATSGSDTFMFYNTGRPISGTWGSGADRFFTSGSGFVRRLSMPDASLQICPEPKAPNADWRYSASLRAGVQGVKK
- the LOC108233861 gene encoding protocadherin alpha-C2-like isoform X1, yielding MAVTGKICNRTGSSINVPFYFVLFSLFCGLACGQLRYSITEELENGALVGDLAHDLGLDIRKLASRRIKITSSSSGKRYLIVNPKNGKLLVNDRIDREALCDLSSTCLINLEVLVENPTEVHHVEVEIVDANDNAPQFPRDEYQLEIIESALPGSRYPIENALDPDVGSNSVRMYQLSTNENFALVSNKPSLNTKHIELVLKKPLDREQTPYHQLILSAVDGGIPDKTGTAKINIRVLDSNDNIPQFDSSVYKVKLLENSPKDTLVIKLNATDLDEGTNAEVYYSFSSYTPERVRQMFSMDTNTGEIRVRSNVDYEETVSYEMYIQAMDKGPGAVAAHCKVVVEVVDVNDNVPQIVLSSLSSPVREDARADTVVALISVTDRDSGANKQVSLEIPAGLPFKIKSFRNYYTLVTSAFLDRETTDAYNVTLSATDGGNPPLSSQKTIQVDVADVNDNPPRFEQTSYTVYVAENNAPRASLCTVKAQDADIKENARITYTVLNDNNHGIPVTSYVSVKADTGEAYALRAFDYESLREFHFQVKAQDGGIPPLSRVATVYIYIMDQNDHAPVIVSPAGNGTRSLETVQKNADSGALVTKVVAYDADAGPNAWMAYVLETATDLDLFKVHEHTGEIRTTRRILEDNSTSFALTVVVKDHGQPALSSTATINVAVMEIPPKVAPDTKKVSRPHNTLFLSNVTLYLIVALSATTFVFLVTVVVLAIVRCHAYCSQPGSCCGSQKPPPDGGSSSVSAGGGGSGGAAGQPNNNVVLRRDLKVEPHYIEVRGNGSLTKTYCYKTCLTATSGSDTFMFYNTGRPISGTWGSGADRFFTSGSGFVRRLSMPDASLQICPEPKAPNADWRYSASLRAGVQGAVHMEESSVVQGAQGMLVQNWPTVSSAADGEGGGELSPPVGAGVNSNSWHFRYGAGQGYMPPQPLKPGEIPPEAFIIPGSPAIISIRHDSGPVDDKGDFISFGKKEEAKKKKKKKKDKKDKKEKGKDDGGDD